From Poecile atricapillus isolate bPoeAtr1 chromosome Z, bPoeAtr1.hap1, whole genome shotgun sequence, one genomic window encodes:
- the LOC131572990 gene encoding ceramide kinase-like, with translation MEWFPGGRRPRLVSSLGLGRRSWEVTLDEERGRLAWRDPHPPRRAAENCFVPISEIIAVEETEFNKKQRNIGRWQKMAKLHAFTVYYVKKARNHRWRCSDVTFWCVDEHLCNQWIQALKELLEMQRSRPKHLLVYINPYGGKRQGKRIYEQKVAPLFSLASISTDVVITEHANHAKDNLFEVNIYKYDGVVCVGGDGMFSEVMHGLIGRMQKDSGIDQNNPKASLVQCNIRIGIIPAGSTDCICYSTVGISDPVTSALHIIVGDCQPLDVSSVHHNNTFLKYSVSLLGYGFYGDILKDSEKKRWMGPMRYDYSGFKTFLSHHYYEGTIAYQPAKQTHGSPRDKESCRTGCCICKKSEKQLAEKNQEHGLKHEEGEEEWKVIKGKFLAINAVNMSCACPRSPKGLSPAAHLADGSADLILVRKCSRFDFLRYLVRHTNQDDQFDFPFVDVYRVKCFQFTSKLSEDNESNVMDIGKKRFGQFCRDHPACCCNIVNSTWNCDGETLDSSAIEVRVHCQLMKLFARGIEENCKDEAACSQSSTEQLL, from the exons AAAACTGTTTTGTACCTATCTCTGAGATCATTGCTGTAGAAGAAACTGAGTTTAACAAAAAACAACGTAACATTGGCAGATGGCAAAAAATGGCAAAGCTACATGCTTTCACAG TGTATTATGTGAAGAAAGCCCGGAATCACCGCTGGCGGTGCAGTGATGTGACGTTTTGGTGTGTTGATGAGCACTTATGTAATCAGTGGATACAGGCGCTGAAGGAATTACTTGAAATGCAGA GGTCTAGACCAAAGCACCTACTTGTGTATATTAATCCTTATGGAGGAAAAAGACAAGGGAAGAGGATTTATGAACAGAAAGTTGCTCCACTCTTCAGTCTGGCTTCTATATCCACTGATGTTGTTA TAACTGAACATGCTAACCATGCTAAGGACAACTTATTTGAagttaatatttataaatatgatGG TGTTGTTTGTGTTGGTGGGGACGGCATGTTCAGTGAAGTGATGCATGGTCTCATTGGAAGAATGCAGAAGGACTCTGGCATAGACCAAAATAATCCCAAAGCATCGTTAGTCCAGTGCAATATAAGGATTGGCATAATTCCTGCTG gatcAACAGATTGCATATGCTATTCAACTGTTGGCATTTCTGATCCAGTAACTTCAGCTCTTCATATTATTGTAG GTGACTGTCAGCCTCTGGATGTCTCCTCTGTACATCACAACAACACATTTTTGAAATACTCTGTGTCATTGCTGGGTTATGGTTTTTATGGAGATATATTAAAAGACAGTGAGAAGAAGCGGTGGATGGGTCCAATGAGATATGACTACtcag GCTTCAAGACTTTCCTTTCTCATCATTATTATGAAGGAACAATTGCTTATCAACCAGCAAAACAGACACACGGATCTCCACGAGATAAAGAGAGCTGCAGAACAGG atgctGCATTTGCAAGAAAAGTGAGAAACAGCTGGCAGAAAAGAACCAGGAACATGGATTAAAACATGAAG AAGGTGAAGAAGAATGGAAGGTTATAAAAGGGAAATTTCTAGCTATCAATGCAGTAAATATGAGCTGTGCCTGTCCACGAAGTCCAAAAGGTCTTTCACCAGCAGCTCATTTGGCAGATGGTTCAGCAGACCTCATTCTAGTTCGGAAATGCTCCAGATTTGATTTCCTACGGTATCTTGTCAGGCACACAAACCAAGATGATCAG tttgaCTTTCCATTTGTAGATGTTTATCGGGTGAAGTGTTTTCAATTTACATCAAAACTTTCAGAAGACAACGAAAGCAATGTCATGGATATAGGAAAGAAACGTTTTGGCCAGTTCTGCAGAGATCATCCAGCCTGTTGCTGTAATATTGTTAATAGCACCTGGAATTGTGATGGAGAAACTCTGGATAGTTCAGCAATTGAAGTGAG GGTCCACTGCCAGTTAATGAAGCTGTTTGCAAGGGGAATTGAGGAAAACTGTAAAGATgaagctgcctgcagccagagTAGCACTGAACAATTGCTATAG